A stretch of Myxococcus virescens DNA encodes these proteins:
- a CDS encoding pseudouridine-5'-phosphate glycosidase, producing MDLRFSEEVRRALKAGQPLVALETSVVAQGLPYPDNLAAARACEEAIRRAGAVPAATAIIDGQLCVGLEEPEMRRLAEGKERLLKVASRDLAIAMATRATGGTTVSATCEMAAAAGIRVFSTGGIGGVHRGASEHFDISQDIAALARFPVAVVCAGAKSVLDLPKTMELLETAGVPVIGVGTDELPSFYSRGSGIPLEHRADDVDTAARIARARFESLKQGGVLYTVPPPEETSLPRNEVELHIAATLADADRQGIRGKAVTPFLLSEMAKRTGGKTLKANLALLINNARFAGQLAVAYARAS from the coding sequence ATGGACCTACGCTTTTCGGAAGAGGTGCGCCGCGCGCTCAAGGCCGGCCAACCGCTGGTGGCCCTGGAGACGAGCGTCGTGGCCCAGGGCCTTCCGTATCCGGACAACCTGGCCGCGGCCCGAGCGTGCGAGGAGGCCATCCGCCGCGCTGGCGCCGTTCCCGCCGCCACCGCCATCATCGACGGGCAGCTGTGCGTCGGGCTGGAGGAGCCGGAGATGCGCCGGCTGGCGGAGGGCAAGGAGCGCCTGCTCAAGGTGGCGTCCCGGGACCTGGCCATCGCCATGGCCACGCGCGCCACGGGTGGCACCACCGTGAGCGCCACGTGTGAGATGGCCGCCGCCGCGGGCATTCGTGTCTTCTCCACCGGTGGCATTGGGGGTGTGCACCGCGGCGCGTCGGAGCACTTCGACATCTCCCAGGACATCGCCGCGCTGGCGCGCTTCCCCGTCGCCGTGGTGTGCGCGGGCGCCAAGTCCGTGTTGGACCTGCCCAAGACGATGGAGCTGCTCGAGACGGCCGGCGTGCCCGTCATCGGCGTGGGGACGGATGAGCTGCCGTCGTTCTACAGCCGGGGTTCTGGCATCCCCCTGGAGCACCGCGCGGATGACGTGGACACGGCTGCCCGCATCGCCCGCGCCCGCTTCGAGTCGCTGAAGCAGGGTGGGGTGCTCTACACCGTGCCTCCGCCCGAGGAGACGTCCCTGCCTCGCAACGAGGTGGAGTTGCACATCGCCGCGACGCTCGCCGACGCGGACCGGCAGGGCATCCGCGGCAAGGCCGTGACGCCCTTCCTCCTGTCGGAAATGGCGAAGCGCACCGGGGGCAAGACGCTCAAGGCCAACCTGGCGCTGCTCATCAACAACGCGCGCTTCGCCGGTCAGCTCGCCGTGGCGTACGCACGCGCGAGCTGA
- a CDS encoding GAF domain-containing protein, with product MAEVTLDLRGMPKAEAYAELKQHVRAVLEGIDDDITGMATMSCLLHHAFGHLWTGFYRVVTPGRLLRVGPYQGTLGCLEIPFGKGVCGASAAKGESVVVADVHAFPGHITCDGRSASEIVVPVFGRNRELLAVLDIDSEYKNTFDEVDRRELEELVRWFQR from the coding sequence ATGGCGGAAGTCACCCTGGATCTGCGCGGCATGCCCAAGGCCGAAGCCTACGCCGAGCTGAAGCAGCACGTGCGCGCGGTGCTCGAGGGCATCGACGACGACATCACCGGCATGGCCACCATGAGCTGCCTGCTGCACCACGCCTTCGGGCACCTGTGGACGGGATTCTACCGCGTCGTCACGCCGGGCCGGCTGCTACGGGTGGGCCCTTACCAAGGCACGCTCGGGTGCCTGGAAATCCCGTTCGGCAAGGGCGTGTGCGGTGCCTCCGCGGCGAAGGGCGAGTCGGTGGTGGTGGCGGACGTCCACGCCTTCCCGGGCCACATCACCTGTGACGGGCGCTCGGCATCGGAAATCGTCGTCCCGGTGTTCGGCCGCAACCGGGAGCTGCTGGCCGTGCTCGACATCGACTCCGAGTACAAGAACACCTTCGACGAAGTGGACCGCCGCGAGCTGGAAGAGCTGGTGCGCTGGTTCCAGCGGTAG
- a CDS encoding SIR2 family NAD-dependent protein deacylase: MDSLILDSNTWLLVLTGAGVSAESGVPTFRGMSGLWEDQPVEAVASPEGFRKDPALVWRFYSERRKAAAAVHPNPGHEALVAWERHLGDRFLLATQNVDGLHTRAGSQRVVEMHGNLFKTRCSRCERPPFEDATVYPAGAVPACDACGKQLRPHIVWFGEYLDPADIQRIEDFSLRAATSGGRFVFLAAGTSGAVYPAAGIVDQVRNAGGKTWLVNLDPAENSNRFEHRIVGKSGEVLPTLAKLA, encoded by the coding sequence ATGGATTCGCTTATCCTCGATTCGAATACCTGGCTGCTCGTTCTCACGGGCGCGGGAGTCTCCGCTGAAAGCGGAGTCCCCACCTTCCGCGGGATGAGCGGACTCTGGGAGGACCAACCCGTGGAGGCCGTGGCGTCGCCCGAGGGCTTCCGGAAGGACCCGGCGCTGGTGTGGCGCTTCTACTCGGAGCGCCGCAAGGCCGCCGCCGCCGTCCACCCCAACCCGGGCCACGAGGCGCTCGTCGCCTGGGAACGCCACCTGGGGGACCGCTTCCTGCTCGCCACCCAGAACGTCGACGGCCTGCACACGCGCGCCGGAAGTCAGCGGGTGGTGGAGATGCACGGCAACCTCTTCAAGACGCGTTGTAGCCGCTGCGAGCGGCCCCCGTTCGAGGACGCCACCGTGTACCCCGCGGGGGCGGTGCCCGCGTGCGACGCGTGTGGGAAGCAGCTGCGGCCCCACATCGTCTGGTTCGGCGAATACCTGGACCCGGCGGACATCCAGCGCATCGAGGACTTCTCGCTGCGGGCCGCCACCTCGGGTGGACGCTTCGTCTTTCTGGCCGCAGGGACCTCTGGCGCCGTGTACCCGGCCGCTGGAATCGTGGACCAGGTGCGCAATGCGGGCGGGAAGACGTGGCTCGTCAACCTGGACCCGGCGGAGAACTCCAACCGCTTCGAGCACCGCATCGTGGGCAAGAGCGGGGAAGTCCTCCCGACCCTCGCGAAGCTCGCCTGA
- a CDS encoding serine/threonine-protein kinase: MAAPCPHCGSTDGVDHLCSGQSLQLLGQVLDGRYKIESVLGQGGMGMVFRATQTSVQRPVAVKTLNPSLAAAPQFFERFRREAELASRLRHPNVITIFDFGRSPDGTCYYVMELLEGESLKETVKRQGPMSLRRALSLVEQASQGLAHAHAEGCVHRDLKPHNIMVQQLSGQDFVKVLDFGLVKAMESEEEEQLTSTGQVLGTPQYMPPEQAGGESVDQRSDLYSMAGVLYFCLTGSSPFGANTVRKALTASLTQAVPAVNTKRQGAPVPAALDAFFKKALAPEKEDRYQNAQEFIDAMLDTVADLTSEELDAMPSGGVPSASERGSNSRSRSSRQGSQSGIRSSRVGAAPTLGRGSTPSNVVVARPQGGASGSSSSPSRVRSQTSRSAPPPPPPPPEPEGMSTGKKVALVAVPLVLLGIGAAVVLGNPGGSAPATPVVVNVPRDAPPATTQTATGTTGTPEESSVLTVSLDSTPSGASIYEGEEMVGTTPTKLQLRRDKVHSFSFRLPGHQDKELTLNLRRVAGDTQTANVVLEPVRAAAPGRSPRPPPKPASPSGPDISVFE, translated from the coding sequence ATGGCTGCCCCCTGTCCCCATTGCGGAAGCACCGACGGCGTCGACCACCTCTGTTCAGGCCAGAGCCTCCAGCTCCTCGGCCAGGTGCTCGACGGCCGTTATAAAATCGAAAGCGTCCTGGGCCAGGGCGGCATGGGCATGGTGTTTCGTGCCACCCAGACGTCCGTGCAGCGCCCGGTGGCGGTGAAGACGCTCAACCCGTCGCTCGCCGCCGCCCCCCAGTTCTTCGAGCGCTTTCGCCGGGAGGCGGAGCTCGCCAGCCGACTGCGGCACCCCAACGTCATCACCATCTTCGACTTCGGCCGGTCGCCGGACGGCACCTGCTACTACGTGATGGAGCTCCTGGAAGGCGAAAGCCTGAAGGAGACGGTGAAGCGCCAGGGCCCCATGTCCCTGCGACGGGCCTTGAGCCTCGTGGAGCAGGCGTCGCAGGGCCTGGCGCACGCGCACGCGGAGGGTTGTGTCCACCGCGACCTGAAGCCGCACAACATCATGGTGCAGCAGCTCAGCGGTCAGGACTTCGTCAAGGTGCTGGACTTCGGGCTGGTGAAGGCCATGGAGTCGGAGGAGGAGGAGCAGCTCACCTCGACCGGACAGGTGCTGGGCACGCCCCAGTACATGCCGCCCGAGCAGGCCGGCGGCGAGTCCGTGGACCAGCGCTCCGACCTCTACTCCATGGCCGGCGTGCTCTACTTCTGCCTCACCGGCAGCTCGCCCTTCGGCGCGAACACGGTGCGCAAGGCGCTGACGGCGTCGCTCACCCAGGCGGTGCCCGCCGTCAACACCAAGCGCCAGGGCGCCCCCGTGCCGGCCGCGCTGGATGCCTTCTTCAAGAAGGCGCTCGCCCCGGAGAAGGAGGACCGGTACCAGAACGCGCAGGAGTTCATCGACGCGATGCTGGACACCGTGGCGGACCTCACCTCCGAGGAACTCGACGCCATGCCGAGCGGCGGCGTCCCCAGCGCCAGCGAGCGCGGCAGCAACAGCCGCAGCCGCTCCAGCCGTCAGGGGAGCCAGAGCGGCATCCGCTCCTCGCGGGTGGGCGCCGCGCCGACCCTGGGCCGGGGCTCCACGCCGTCCAACGTCGTCGTCGCCAGGCCCCAGGGCGGCGCGAGCGGCTCATCGTCCTCTCCCAGCCGCGTCCGCTCGCAGACGTCCCGGTCCGCGCCGCCTCCTCCGCCCCCGCCTCCCGAGCCGGAGGGCATGTCCACCGGCAAGAAGGTGGCCCTGGTCGCCGTGCCGCTGGTCCTGCTGGGCATTGGCGCGGCCGTGGTCCTGGGCAACCCGGGCGGCAGCGCCCCCGCGACGCCGGTGGTGGTGAACGTCCCCCGCGACGCCCCACCCGCCACCACGCAGACCGCGACCGGCACGACGGGAACGCCCGAGGAGTCGTCCGTCCTCACGGTGAGCCTCGATTCGACGCCGTCCGGCGCATCCATCTACGAAGGCGAGGAGATGGTGGGCACCACGCCCACGAAGCTCCAGCTCCGCCGCGACAAGGTGCACTCCTTCAGCTTCCGCTTGCCGGGGCACCAGGACAAGGAGCTCACGCTCAACCTGCGCCGGGTGGCCGGGGATACGCAGACGGCGAACGTGGTGCTGGAGCCCGTGCGAGCCGCGGCCCCCGGGCGTTCGCCGCGCCCCCCGCCGAAGCCGGCGAGCCCGTCCGGGCCTGACATCTCCGTCTTCGAGTAG
- a CDS encoding ABC-F family ATP-binding cassette domain-containing protein, which translates to MSLVIAQDLCLSYGKKVLFDQDSFTLGPRDRVGLVGANGTGKSSLMKILAGVAQPDSGTVQYSRKARAGYLPQEIAGLPDGTVVEAVMSTVPGRDAMEARLKETEAALAAATDEEDQLELSQSLADLHAELDDFENRYGRHHAERILKGLGFRDTDLAKPTSALSGGWRMRAALAGLLLQDPDLLLLDEPTNHLDVPTLTWFDDFMRRSNKALVLISHDKDFLNRQINRVVSLEVEGVREYAGNYDEYKRLRAEEKELLRARAEKVESRRAELQGFIDRFGAKATKARQAQSRAKMLEKLEKVQVLEERTSMKFRFPEVERSGRDVVTLEGITKRYGAQTIYDGLTGRVERGQRIAVVGANGAGKTTLLKMVAGELAPDTGTVTLGHNVVVGYYAQHHADKLNRQNTIIEEVRPLAADKPESYVRGVLGAFLFSGDDVEKPIGVLSGGERARVALAKLLLVPSNFLLMDEPTNHLDLDSAEMLIEALKGYGGTLLFVSHSRSFINGLASHVWEVADGKLTPHPGNLDDYLYHQQKLQQAAAEASAMAAGQARGEKVASGPMTEKDRKRLEAEARQRRSVVEGPLKKEIAKLEARIAEVEAGQKEREAQLADPALYNDFARAKPLMDTHRASKEELEDLYARWEAAQEKLAEASASLG; encoded by the coding sequence ATGAGCCTCGTCATCGCCCAGGACCTCTGTCTCTCCTACGGAAAGAAGGTCCTCTTCGATCAGGACAGTTTCACACTGGGTCCCAGGGACCGGGTGGGCCTCGTAGGGGCCAACGGGACGGGCAAGAGCTCGCTGATGAAAATCCTGGCGGGCGTGGCTCAGCCCGACTCGGGGACGGTGCAGTACAGCCGCAAGGCCCGAGCGGGCTACCTGCCGCAGGAAATCGCCGGGCTGCCGGATGGCACCGTGGTGGAGGCGGTGATGAGCACCGTGCCCGGCCGCGATGCCATGGAGGCGCGCCTAAAGGAGACGGAGGCGGCGCTCGCCGCCGCCACGGACGAGGAGGACCAGCTGGAGCTGTCCCAGTCCCTGGCGGACCTGCACGCGGAGCTGGACGACTTCGAGAACCGCTACGGCCGCCACCACGCCGAGCGCATCCTCAAGGGCCTGGGCTTCCGCGACACGGACCTGGCCAAGCCCACCTCCGCGCTGTCCGGCGGCTGGCGGATGCGCGCGGCCCTGGCGGGTCTGCTGCTCCAGGACCCCGACCTGCTCCTGTTGGATGAGCCCACCAACCACCTGGACGTGCCCACGCTCACGTGGTTCGACGACTTCATGCGCCGCTCCAACAAGGCGCTGGTGCTCATCTCCCACGACAAGGACTTCCTCAACCGGCAGATCAACCGGGTGGTGTCCCTGGAAGTGGAGGGCGTGCGCGAGTACGCGGGGAACTACGACGAGTACAAGCGCCTGCGCGCCGAGGAGAAGGAGCTGTTGAGGGCCCGCGCCGAGAAGGTGGAGTCGCGCCGCGCGGAGCTCCAGGGCTTCATCGACCGCTTCGGCGCCAAGGCCACCAAGGCGCGGCAGGCCCAGAGCCGCGCGAAGATGTTGGAGAAGCTGGAGAAGGTGCAGGTTCTGGAGGAGCGGACGTCGATGAAGTTCCGCTTCCCCGAGGTCGAGCGGAGCGGGCGCGACGTGGTGACGCTGGAGGGCATCACCAAGCGGTACGGCGCGCAGACCATCTACGACGGCCTCACCGGGCGCGTGGAGCGTGGGCAGCGCATCGCCGTGGTGGGCGCGAATGGCGCGGGCAAGACGACACTCCTGAAGATGGTCGCTGGCGAGCTGGCGCCGGACACCGGGACGGTGACGCTGGGGCACAACGTGGTGGTGGGCTATTACGCGCAGCACCACGCGGACAAGCTGAACCGGCAGAACACCATCATCGAAGAGGTGCGCCCGTTGGCCGCGGACAAGCCGGAGAGCTACGTGCGCGGCGTGCTGGGCGCGTTCCTCTTCAGCGGCGACGATGTGGAGAAGCCCATTGGCGTGCTGAGTGGTGGTGAGCGCGCGCGGGTGGCACTGGCCAAGCTGTTGCTGGTGCCGTCCAACTTCCTGCTGATGGACGAGCCCACCAACCACCTGGACCTGGACTCGGCCGAGATGCTGATTGAAGCCCTGAAGGGCTACGGCGGCACGTTGCTGTTCGTCAGCCACAGCCGGAGCTTCATCAACGGCCTGGCGTCGCACGTGTGGGAGGTCGCGGACGGGAAGCTCACGCCGCACCCAGGCAACCTGGACGACTACCTGTACCACCAGCAGAAGCTCCAGCAGGCGGCGGCGGAGGCCTCGGCCATGGCCGCGGGCCAGGCGCGGGGCGAGAAGGTGGCCTCCGGGCCGATGACGGAGAAGGACCGCAAGCGCCTGGAGGCGGAGGCGCGCCAGCGCCGCAGCGTGGTGGAAGGGCCCCTCAAGAAGGAGATCGCGAAGCTGGAGGCGCGCATCGCCGAGGTGGAGGCCGGACAGAAGGAGCGCGAGGCGCAGCTCGCGGACCCGGCCCTCTACAACGACTTCGCGCGCGCCAAGCCGCTGATGGACACGCACCGCGCGAGCAAGGAGGAGCTGGAAGACCTCTATGCCCGCTGGGAGGCCGCGCAGGAGAAGCTGGCCGAGGCGTCCGCGTCACTGGGATGA
- a CDS encoding zf-TFIIB domain-containing protein codes for MSACPFCQNSMQLTPSSELPLETCGACGAVWFEGEALTKVMGGSVSDALLRRAKNRPGCCKGCQGELQSVPECTHCGTRAPTCPRCGRAPLPVVEVFGVPMEVCSGCAGVALDEGELQQLQDAVEAYRDEPLDARATVRLEGPPCCTACRRKLRLEHGFVAEERLYCGSCAPSGATPYRETFSSHDIPMFVPTRRGGQTLNLAGYASEGLMWLLHRMLTR; via the coding sequence ATGAGCGCATGCCCCTTCTGCCAGAACTCGATGCAGCTCACGCCCAGCAGTGAGCTTCCCCTGGAGACCTGTGGCGCCTGTGGCGCGGTGTGGTTCGAGGGTGAAGCGCTCACGAAAGTCATGGGCGGCTCCGTGTCGGATGCGCTCCTGCGACGCGCGAAGAACCGCCCAGGATGCTGCAAGGGCTGTCAGGGCGAGCTCCAGTCCGTCCCGGAGTGCACACACTGCGGCACCCGCGCCCCCACCTGTCCGCGCTGTGGCCGCGCGCCCCTTCCCGTGGTGGAGGTGTTCGGGGTCCCCATGGAGGTGTGCTCGGGCTGCGCGGGCGTGGCCCTGGATGAGGGCGAGCTCCAGCAACTGCAAGACGCCGTGGAGGCGTACCGCGATGAGCCGCTGGATGCCCGCGCCACGGTGCGGCTCGAAGGGCCCCCCTGCTGTACCGCGTGCCGGCGCAAGCTCCGGCTGGAGCACGGCTTCGTCGCGGAGGAGCGCCTCTACTGCGGGAGCTGCGCGCCCAGTGGCGCCACCCCCTACAGGGAAACGTTCAGCAGCCATGACATCCCGATGTTCGTCCCCACCCGGCGCGGAGGCCAGACCCTCAACCTGGCCGGGTATGCCTCCGAGGGCTTGATGTGGCTGCTCCACCGGATGCTCACCCGATGA
- a CDS encoding sensor histidine kinase has protein sequence MDIRTQSALLASIIGLALGVSMLLRPGRPRVLTLYSVFALTVAGYYLSLFFHSVFPAGDYPWTSRIFVGATILVGSLVPGAAVAFFLEFLGVSKGTNLVGRRLALLSAVLGLTVAVTPLADKLWARVGMGVWVLGTLLTYGSLLLHRVRTTESRIEKFRLAYLASGAGAAILFSALDFLVSFGIPFPTLGSVFSTLYLFFLAHTLLRLRLMDLHELLGKIASQTVLASILAAVFTVLTAWGKENTGLFLFNTVVAAFVILILLEPLKVKVEEMVVRIFFRERFALLDSLGALRARMANVIEISELARLVLDTLHETGRVTHASVYLLAEDRPGYRLLDSRGPLPVAFLDTAVARGLLFAAASGQKAVLRENVERRMATMRLQAVEGKRYRDELKRLNDTRTALVQVKAGIAVPLMGNDRVIGFLNLWDERVPEAFASDEIAIILEVAERLATVLENSKLYEKIRERDRLAALGEMAAGLAHEIRNPLGAIKGAAQCLDPAHYQGEDAEFLEVIVEEVNRLNGVVTAFLDYARPLKQSFGTTDLNEVVTRTMRLIQNDVPPNLHLAVELDLMLPRVDGDAEQLKQVLINLVQNAVQALETREGRISVRTEKPERFGELRSAGTEFVEVQVSDNGPGIPSDQHPHIFVPFYTTKQKGTGLGLAICQRIVKNHGGSISVQSKMGEGTTFVIRLPALPSEQPPAEAISVDGLPAGKRPSQSLPVSDELRDAGKPSHGDGRAKRERRKRLRA, from the coding sequence ATGGACATCCGGACACAGAGCGCGCTGCTGGCATCCATCATCGGGCTCGCCCTGGGCGTGTCCATGTTGCTGCGGCCCGGAAGGCCCAGGGTACTGACGCTGTACTCCGTCTTCGCGCTGACGGTGGCCGGCTACTACCTTTCGCTCTTCTTTCACAGCGTCTTCCCGGCCGGCGACTACCCGTGGACCTCCCGCATCTTCGTGGGCGCCACCATCCTGGTGGGTTCCCTGGTGCCGGGCGCGGCCGTGGCCTTCTTCCTGGAGTTCCTGGGGGTCAGCAAGGGGACGAACCTGGTGGGCCGCCGGCTCGCCCTGCTGTCCGCCGTCCTGGGGCTGACCGTGGCTGTCACCCCTCTGGCCGACAAGCTCTGGGCCCGGGTGGGCATGGGCGTGTGGGTGCTGGGCACGCTGCTGACCTACGGTTCATTGCTGCTCCACCGGGTCCGCACCACCGAGTCGCGCATCGAGAAGTTCCGGCTGGCGTACCTGGCCAGTGGCGCGGGCGCGGCCATCCTCTTCTCCGCGCTGGATTTCCTGGTCAGCTTCGGCATCCCCTTCCCCACGCTGGGGTCGGTCTTCTCCACGCTGTACCTGTTCTTCCTGGCCCACACGCTGCTGCGCCTGCGGCTGATGGACCTGCACGAACTGCTGGGCAAGATCGCCTCGCAGACGGTGCTGGCCAGCATCCTGGCCGCCGTCTTCACGGTGCTGACGGCGTGGGGCAAGGAGAACACCGGCCTCTTCCTCTTCAACACGGTGGTGGCCGCGTTCGTCATCCTCATCCTCCTGGAGCCGCTGAAGGTGAAGGTGGAGGAGATGGTGGTGCGCATCTTCTTCCGCGAGCGCTTCGCCCTCCTGGACTCACTGGGCGCGCTGCGCGCGCGCATGGCGAACGTCATCGAAATCTCCGAGCTTGCCCGGCTGGTGCTGGACACGCTCCACGAGACGGGTCGCGTCACGCACGCCTCCGTGTACCTGCTGGCGGAGGACCGGCCCGGGTACCGGCTGCTGGATTCGCGCGGGCCGCTGCCGGTGGCCTTCCTGGACACGGCGGTGGCGCGCGGCCTGCTCTTCGCGGCGGCCAGCGGACAGAAGGCGGTGCTGCGGGAGAACGTGGAGCGCCGCATGGCCACCATGCGGCTGCAGGCGGTGGAGGGCAAGCGCTACCGGGACGAGCTCAAGCGGCTCAACGACACGCGCACGGCGCTGGTGCAGGTGAAGGCCGGCATCGCCGTGCCGCTGATGGGCAATGACCGCGTCATCGGGTTCCTCAACCTGTGGGACGAACGGGTGCCGGAGGCCTTCGCGTCCGACGAAATCGCCATCATCCTGGAGGTGGCGGAGCGGCTGGCGACGGTGCTGGAGAACTCCAAGCTCTACGAGAAGATTCGCGAGCGGGACCGCCTGGCCGCGCTGGGTGAGATGGCGGCGGGTCTCGCGCATGAGATTCGCAATCCGCTGGGCGCCATCAAGGGCGCGGCGCAGTGCCTGGACCCGGCGCACTACCAGGGCGAAGACGCGGAGTTCCTCGAAGTCATCGTCGAGGAGGTCAACCGGCTGAACGGCGTGGTGACGGCGTTCCTCGACTACGCGCGCCCGCTGAAGCAGAGCTTCGGCACCACCGACCTCAACGAGGTGGTCACGCGCACCATGCGGCTCATCCAGAACGATGTGCCGCCCAACCTCCACCTGGCCGTGGAGTTGGACTTGATGCTGCCGCGCGTGGACGGCGACGCGGAGCAGCTCAAGCAGGTGCTCATCAACCTGGTGCAGAACGCGGTGCAGGCGCTCGAGACGCGCGAGGGCCGCATCAGCGTGCGCACGGAGAAGCCGGAGCGCTTCGGTGAGCTGCGCAGCGCCGGCACCGAGTTCGTGGAGGTGCAGGTGTCCGACAACGGGCCCGGCATTCCTTCGGACCAGCACCCGCACATCTTCGTGCCGTTCTACACGACGAAGCAGAAAGGCACCGGCCTGGGGCTGGCCATCTGCCAACGCATCGTGAAGAACCACGGCGGCAGCATCTCCGTGCAGAGCAAGATGGGCGAAGGCACCACGTTCGTCATCCGCCTCCCCGCCCTCCCCTCCGAGCAGCCACCCGCGGAGGCCATCTCCGTGGACGGTCTGCCTGCCGGGAAGCGGCCGTCGCAGTCATTGCCTGTGTCCGATGAACTCCGCGACGCGGGCAAGCCATCGCATGGGGACGGCCGCGCCAAACGGGAGCGCCGCAAGCGGCTCCGCGCGTAG